A genome region from Penaeus vannamei isolate JL-2024 chromosome 20, ASM4276789v1, whole genome shotgun sequence includes the following:
- the LOC138865335 gene encoding cGMP-dependent protein kinase 1-like has protein sequence MGSLELQELLSKKDDLIRHLESQLKIRDDEIMELRSQLDKFQSVMPYATGSSSSGGGKTQARKTRAQGISAEPQAMKTVQELNALSQTTFPEVAKSTR, from the coding sequence ATGGGGTCGTTGGAATTGCAAGAGCTCCTCAGCAAGAAGGACGACCTCATCCGACACTTAGAGTCGCAGCTCAAGATCCGCGACGATGAGATTATGGAACTGCGCTCGCAACTGGACAAGTTCCAGAGCGTCATGCCCTACGCGacaggaagcagcagcagcgggGGAGGCAAGACCCAGGCCAGGAAGACCCGAGCCCAGGGCATCTCCGCCGAACCGCAAGCCATGAAGACGGTGCAGGAGCTCAACGCCCTCAGTCAGACCACGTTCCCGGAGGTCGCCAAGTCCACAAGGTAG